Proteins encoded within one genomic window of Ottowia sp. SB7-C50:
- a CDS encoding YbfB/YjiJ family MFS transporter: MSSTAPFSTKRLLWLALALSLGAAVSLGITRFAYGLLLPVMRDDLGWSYTLAGAMNTANAAGYLIGALSTPALLRRLGVARVLLGGALAASVFMGACGFLTDAGALLVQRLLAGVASAWVFVAGGLLAARLGAQSPAQAGLLLGLYYGGTGWGIVLSALAVPALLQAAANVPHGWAWAWWALALACLAATAVLARPALTLQKQELSAQSGQAPAAQNVRQRVPLARMGWALAGYLMFGVGYIGYMTFVIALLREQGEGAAAITTFYTLLGLAVVASARIWSRLLDRARGGGALALLNALLGVATLVPALTGAWPLVLASGLLFGAVFLSVVASTTAFVRHNLPPVQWAAGISAFTIVFAAGQIVGPTVVGWIADGPGGLARGLLYSAAALWLGALLAWRQRPLAGGDD; encoded by the coding sequence ATGTCGTCCACCGCGCCCTTTTCGACCAAACGCCTGCTGTGGCTGGCGCTGGCCTTGTCGCTCGGCGCCGCCGTGTCGCTGGGCATCACGCGCTTTGCCTATGGGCTGCTGCTGCCGGTGATGCGGGACGACCTGGGCTGGAGCTACACGCTGGCCGGGGCCATGAACACGGCCAACGCGGCCGGCTACCTGATCGGCGCGCTGAGCACGCCGGCGCTGCTGCGGCGCCTGGGCGTGGCGCGCGTGTTGCTGGGCGGGGCGCTGGCGGCCAGCGTGTTCATGGGCGCGTGCGGCTTTCTGACCGACGCTGGCGCGCTGCTGGTGCAGCGGCTGCTGGCGGGGGTGGCCAGCGCGTGGGTGTTTGTGGCGGGCGGGCTGTTGGCGGCGCGGCTGGGCGCGCAGTCGCCGGCGCAGGCGGGCCTGCTGCTGGGGCTGTACTACGGCGGCACGGGCTGGGGCATCGTGCTGTCGGCGCTGGCGGTGCCGGCGCTGCTGCAGGCGGCGGCGAACGTGCCGCACGGCTGGGCCTGGGCGTGGTGGGCGCTGGCCCTGGCCTGCCTTGCGGCGACGGCGGTGCTGGCGCGGCCGGCGCTGACGCTGCAAAAACAGGAGCTGTCTGCGCAGTCTGGGCAAGCGCCAGCAGCCCAAAACGTTCGTCAACGGGTGCCGCTGGCGCGCATGGGCTGGGCGCTGGCGGGTTACCTGATGTTTGGCGTGGGCTACATCGGCTACATGACGTTCGTGATTGCGCTGCTGCGCGAGCAGGGCGAGGGCGCGGCGGCCATCACCACCTTCTACACGCTGCTGGGGCTGGCGGTGGTGGCGTCGGCGCGCATCTGGTCGCGCCTGCTGGACCGCGCGCGCGGCGGCGGCGCGCTGGCGCTGCTGAACGCGCTGCTGGGCGTGGCCACGCTGGTGCCGGCGCTGACGGGCGCCTGGCCGCTGGTGCTGGCGTCGGGCCTGCTGTTTGGCGCGGTGTTCCTGTCGGTGGTGGCGTCGACCACCGCCTTCGTGCGGCACAACCTGCCGCCGGTGCAGTGGGCGGCGGGCATCAGCGCGTTCACCATCGTGTTTGCGGCGGGGCAGATCGTCGGCCCCACCGTGGTCGGCTGGATCGCCGACGGCCCGGGCGGGCTGGCGCGCGGGCTGCTGTATTCGGCGGCGGCGCTGTGGCTGGGCGCATTGCTGGCGTGGCGGCAGCGGCCGCTGGCGGGCGGCGACGATTGA
- a CDS encoding Glu/Leu/Phe/Val dehydrogenase, whose protein sequence is MATRAPAAPAVAPSHALPSYLDPNHLGPWGTYLQQVDRVTPYLGPLARWVETLKRPKRSLIVDVPIELDNGTIAHFEGYRVQHNTSRGPGKGGVRFHQAVTLSEVMALAAWMSIKNAAVNVPYGGAKGGIRVDPRTLSTAELERMTRRYTSEIGIIIGPTKDIPAPDVNTNEKVMAWMMDTYSMNEGATATGVVTGKPITLGGSLGRREATGRGVFTVGCEAAKHIGLPIEGARVAVQGFGNVGGIAGKLFAEAGALVVAVQDHTGGVANDKGLNVPKLLDHVAKTGGVAGFKGGEALKDGEFWSTKCDILIPAALEGQITKANAGKIKARMVIEGANGPTTPEADDILQERGVLVVPDVIANAGGVTVSYFEWVQDFSSFFWSEDEINQRLIRIMKEAFDGVWQTAQQHKVSLRTATFIVACTRILTARDLRGLYP, encoded by the coding sequence ATGGCCACCCGAGCCCCCGCGGCGCCCGCCGTCGCGCCCAGCCACGCCCTGCCCTCGTACCTGGACCCCAACCACCTCGGCCCGTGGGGCACCTACCTCCAGCAGGTCGATCGCGTCACGCCCTACCTGGGCCCGCTGGCGCGCTGGGTCGAAACGCTCAAGCGCCCCAAGCGCTCACTGATCGTCGACGTGCCGATCGAGCTGGACAACGGCACCATCGCGCACTTCGAGGGCTACCGTGTGCAGCACAACACGTCGCGCGGCCCCGGCAAGGGCGGCGTGCGCTTTCACCAGGCGGTGACGCTGTCGGAGGTGATGGCGCTGGCCGCGTGGATGTCGATCAAGAACGCCGCCGTCAACGTGCCCTACGGCGGCGCCAAGGGCGGCATCCGCGTCGATCCGCGCACCCTGTCCACGGCCGAACTGGAACGCATGACGCGCCGCTACACCAGCGAGATCGGCATCATCATCGGGCCCACCAAGGACATTCCCGCGCCCGACGTCAACACCAACGAAAAGGTGATGGCCTGGATGATGGACACCTATTCCATGAACGAAGGCGCCACCGCCACCGGCGTGGTCACCGGCAAGCCCATCACGCTGGGCGGCTCATTGGGCCGGCGCGAGGCCACCGGCCGCGGCGTGTTCACCGTGGGTTGCGAGGCTGCCAAGCACATCGGGCTGCCTATCGAGGGCGCGCGCGTGGCGGTGCAGGGCTTTGGCAACGTGGGCGGCATCGCCGGCAAGCTGTTTGCCGAGGCCGGCGCGCTGGTGGTGGCGGTGCAGGACCACACCGGCGGCGTGGCCAACGACAAGGGCCTGAACGTGCCCAAGCTGCTGGACCACGTCGCCAAGACGGGCGGCGTGGCCGGTTTCAAGGGCGGCGAAGCATTGAAGGACGGCGAATTCTGGTCAACCAAGTGCGACATCCTGATCCCCGCCGCGCTGGAAGGCCAGATCACCAAGGCCAACGCCGGCAAGATCAAGGCCAGGATGGTGATCGAAGGCGCCAACGGCCCCACCACGCCCGAGGCCGACGACATCCTGCAAGAGCGCGGTGTGCTGGTGGTGCCCGACGTCATCGCCAACGCCGGCGGCGTGACAGTGAGCTACTTTGAATGGGTGCAGGATTTCTCCAGCTTCTTCTGGAGCGAGGACGAGATCAACCAGCGCCTCATCCGCATCATGAAGGAAGCGTTTGACGGCGTGTGGCAGACCGCGCAGCAGCATAAAGTGAGCCTGCGCACAGCCACTTTCATCGTGGCGTGCACGCGCATCCTGACGGCGCGCGACTTGCGGGGCCTGTACCCCTGA
- a CDS encoding DUF1328 domain-containing protein gives MLKWAIIFAVIALIAGFLGFGGVAAGAAGIAKVLFVLFLVVAAVMLVLALMGGKAVGRAVK, from the coding sequence ATGCTGAAGTGGGCCATTATTTTTGCCGTGATCGCGTTGATTGCCGGCTTCCTGGGCTTTGGTGGCGTGGCCGCCGGTGCCGCGGGCATCGCCAAGGTGCTGTTCGTGCTGTTCCTGGTGGTGGCTGCGGTCATGCTGGTGCTGGCGCTGATGGGCGGCAAGGCGGTGGGCCGGGCGGTCAAGTAA
- a CDS encoding LysE family translocator, protein MPAITDYPAFVAAIVLFLAIPGPGNLAIISSTAQGRVRGGLASTFGIIAGDQILLWCAVAGVAALLKAYPAAFTAVQWLGAAYLAYLGVRMLLAKPGQGAVLQLKPRHFFKQSFFITLLNPKAIVFYMAFFPLFIDPKQQPGLATFAAMAVTIAVLTFLYGLVATLLAHYLAERVRASPRMSGMLSKLAGACLLGFGVKLAISK, encoded by the coding sequence ATGCCCGCCATCACCGACTACCCCGCCTTCGTCGCCGCCATCGTCCTGTTCCTGGCCATTCCGGGGCCGGGCAACCTGGCCATCATTTCCAGCACGGCGCAGGGGCGCGTGCGCGGCGGGCTGGCGTCCACCTTCGGCATCATTGCGGGCGACCAGATTCTGCTGTGGTGCGCGGTGGCGGGGGTGGCGGCGCTGCTCAAGGCGTACCCGGCGGCGTTCACGGCGGTGCAGTGGCTGGGTGCGGCGTACCTGGCCTATCTGGGCGTGCGCATGCTGTTGGCCAAGCCGGGGCAGGGCGCGGTGCTGCAGCTCAAGCCGCGCCACTTCTTCAAGCAGTCGTTCTTCATCACGCTGCTCAACCCCAAGGCCATCGTGTTCTACATGGCCTTCTTCCCGCTGTTCATCGACCCGAAGCAGCAACCCGGCCTGGCCACTTTTGCCGCCATGGCGGTGACCATCGCCGTGCTGACTTTCCTCTACGGCCTGGTTGCCACGCTGCTGGCGCATTACCTGGCCGAACGCGTGCGCGCCAGCCCGCGCATGTCTGGCATGCTCAGCAAGCTGGCGGGCGCGTGCCTGCTCGGCTTCGGCGTCAAGCTGGCGATCAGCAAGTAA
- a CDS encoding YkgJ family cysteine cluster protein → MIQDSAPPACRPGCAACCIAPSISSPIPGMPLGKPAGVPCVQLDEALRCRLFGQPTRPAVCGRLQPSADMCGPADDGGAHARLYLTRLEVATAPRKLPTPI, encoded by the coding sequence TTGATCCAAGATTCCGCCCCGCCCGCCTGCCGCCCCGGCTGCGCCGCCTGCTGCATCGCGCCGTCCATCAGCTCGCCCATTCCCGGCATGCCGCTCGGCAAGCCGGCAGGCGTGCCCTGCGTGCAGCTGGACGAAGCCCTGCGCTGCCGCCTGTTCGGCCAGCCCACGCGCCCTGCCGTCTGCGGGCGATTGCAGCCCTCGGCCGACATGTGCGGCCCCGCCGACGACGGCGGCGCCCATGCGCGCCTGTACCTCACGCGACTCGAAGTCGCCACCGCCCCGCGTAAGCTGCCGACACCCATCTGA
- a CDS encoding type II toxin-antitoxin system Phd/YefM family antitoxin, giving the protein MQIVSVTEFRARAAEMVDRVQKGETVRILRHGKPVAELNPVKPTPDEATVPVWKQPFKPLNIQRPDGKTGAQLIIEERESGW; this is encoded by the coding sequence ATGCAGATCGTGTCCGTGACCGAATTCCGCGCCCGCGCCGCCGAGATGGTCGACCGCGTGCAGAAGGGCGAAACCGTGCGCATCCTGCGGCATGGCAAGCCGGTGGCGGAGCTGAATCCCGTCAAGCCGACCCCCGACGAGGCAACGGTGCCGGTGTGGAAACAGCCTTTCAAGCCGCTGAATATCCAGCGCCCCGACGGCAAGACAGGCGCGCAACTCATCATTGAAGAACGTGAGAGCGGCTGGTGA
- the gstA gene encoding glutathione transferase GstA: protein MKLYYSPGACSLSPHIALHESGLAHEAIAAPTKTHKLPDGSDYYQVNPLGYVPYLVLDDGTALREGPAIVQYIADQVPDKKLAPPNGTLARYQLQSWLNFIGTELHKGFSPLFNPAMPDEAKALSKERLLGRLKWLEGELAGKTYLMGDDFTVADGYLFVVTNWAKPMGIDLSPYPNLVAYRGRVAARPAVQAAIKHEGLL, encoded by the coding sequence ATGAAGCTCTACTACTCCCCCGGCGCCTGCTCGCTGTCGCCGCACATCGCACTGCACGAATCCGGCCTGGCGCACGAAGCCATTGCGGCGCCGACCAAGACGCACAAGCTGCCCGACGGCTCGGACTACTACCAGGTCAACCCGCTGGGCTACGTGCCCTATCTGGTGCTGGACGACGGCACCGCGCTGCGCGAAGGCCCGGCCATCGTGCAGTACATCGCCGACCAGGTGCCCGACAAGAAGCTGGCCCCGCCCAACGGCACCCTGGCGCGCTATCAGTTGCAGAGCTGGCTGAACTTCATCGGCACCGAATTGCACAAGGGCTTTTCGCCGCTGTTCAACCCCGCCATGCCCGACGAGGCCAAGGCGCTCAGCAAGGAACGCCTGCTGGGCCGCCTGAAGTGGCTGGAAGGCGAGCTGGCCGGCAAGACCTACCTGATGGGCGACGACTTCACGGTGGCCGACGGCTACCTGTTTGTCGTCACCAACTGGGCCAAGCCGATGGGCATCGACCTGTCGCCCTACCCCAACCTGGTGGCCTACCGCGGCCGCGTGGCGGCCCGCCCGGCGGTGCAGGCGGCGATCAAGCACGAGGGCCTGCTGTAA
- a CDS encoding type II toxin-antitoxin system VapC family toxin has protein sequence MRVLFDTSALYKRYDTEPGHDRVMAISDGADEIVVAPHCKAEIASALNRQRHDGQLTLADYTRIFAVVQRDFGGFTAQAFGPAVEMLAIAAMESARLRAMDALHIATAQQAQVDLFVTADRRQASVARAVGLKTELIGEPDAS, from the coding sequence ATGCGCGTGCTGTTTGATACATCGGCGCTGTACAAGCGCTACGACACCGAGCCCGGCCATGACCGCGTGATGGCCATCAGCGACGGGGCCGACGAGATTGTGGTGGCGCCGCATTGCAAGGCAGAAATTGCCTCGGCCTTGAACCGGCAGCGCCACGATGGCCAATTGACTCTGGCGGACTACACCCGCATCTTCGCCGTGGTGCAGCGCGACTTTGGCGGCTTCACCGCGCAGGCCTTTGGGCCGGCGGTTGAGATGCTGGCGATTGCGGCCATGGAGTCGGCGCGCTTGCGCGCCATGGATGCGCTGCACATCGCCACGGCCCAGCAGGCGCAAGTGGATTTGTTTGTGACGGCCGACCGACGCCAGGCCTCCGTGGCGCGCGCGGTGGGGCTGAAGACCGAGCTGATTGGGGAGCCAGACGCATCATGA
- the mnmG gene encoding tRNA uridine-5-carboxymethylaminomethyl(34) synthesis enzyme MnmG: MMYPQTFDVIVVGGGHAGTEAALAAARMGAATLLLTHNIETLGAMSCNPSIGGIGKGHLVKEVDALGGAMALATDEGGIQFRILNSSKGPAVRATRAQADRVLYKAAIRRRLENQPNLWLFQQAVDDLMIEGERVVGAVTQVGIAFRGRTVVLTAGTFLDGRIHVGLDNYQAGRAGDPPAVSLSARLKELKLPQGRLKTGTPPRIDGRSIDFSACEEQPGDGMPGGQNSHMPVFSFMGRAAMHPRQVSCWVTHTNARTHEIIRSGFDRSPMFTGKIEGVGPRYCPSVEDKINRFADKESHQIFLEPEGLDTHEVYPNGISTSLPFDIQLALVRSMKGLENAHILRPGYAIEYDYFDPRALKSSFETRDVKGLFFAGQVNGTTGYEEAAAQGLFAGINAALQCRQLDGRTDDFGGSWLPRRDEAYLGVLVDDLITKGVTEPYRMFTSRAEYRLQLREDNADMRLTETGRALGLVDDARWDAFSRKRDAVSRETERLKSTWVNPRNLPAAESERVLGKAIEHEHNLFDLLRRPEVSYDTLMSLADGRHASTDVSRETLGDLSGAVIEQVEIAAKYSGYIDRQRDEVQRAAYYESLRLPPELDYLQIPALSIEVRQKLQKHRPDTLGQAGRISGVTPAAISLLLIHLKKGGFKGFASAPQAEPA; the protein is encoded by the coding sequence ATGATGTATCCCCAGACTTTCGACGTCATCGTCGTCGGCGGCGGCCACGCCGGCACCGAGGCTGCCCTGGCCGCCGCGCGCATGGGCGCGGCGACGCTGCTGCTCACGCACAACATCGAGACGCTGGGCGCGATGAGCTGCAACCCCAGCATCGGCGGCATCGGCAAGGGCCACCTGGTGAAGGAGGTGGACGCGCTGGGCGGCGCCATGGCGCTGGCCACCGACGAGGGCGGCATTCAGTTTCGCATTCTCAACAGCAGCAAGGGTCCGGCCGTGCGCGCCACCCGCGCGCAGGCCGACCGCGTGCTGTACAAGGCCGCCATCCGGCGCCGGCTGGAGAACCAGCCGAACCTGTGGCTGTTCCAGCAGGCGGTGGACGACCTGATGATTGAGGGCGAGCGCGTAGTGGGTGCCGTGACTCAGGTGGGCATCGCATTTCGAGGCCGCACCGTGGTGCTGACGGCGGGCACGTTTCTGGACGGGCGCATCCACGTGGGGCTGGACAATTACCAGGCGGGGCGGGCGGGCGATCCGCCGGCGGTGTCGCTCTCGGCACGGCTGAAAGAACTCAAGCTGCCGCAAGGCCGCTTGAAAACCGGTACGCCGCCGCGCATCGACGGGCGCAGCATCGACTTTTCGGCCTGCGAGGAGCAACCGGGCGACGGCATGCCGGGCGGGCAGAACTCGCACATGCCCGTGTTCAGCTTCATGGGGCGGGCCGCCATGCACCCGCGGCAGGTGTCGTGCTGGGTCACGCACACCAATGCGCGCACTCACGAGATCATCCGCTCGGGCTTTGACCGCAGCCCCATGTTCACCGGCAAGATCGAGGGCGTGGGGCCGCGCTATTGCCCCAGCGTAGAAGACAAGATCAACCGCTTTGCCGACAAGGAAAGCCACCAGATCTTCCTGGAGCCGGAAGGGCTGGACACGCATGAGGTGTACCCCAACGGCATCTCCACCAGCCTGCCGTTTGACATCCAGCTGGCGCTGGTTCGGTCGATGAAGGGCTTGGAAAACGCCCACATCCTGCGGCCCGGCTACGCCATCGAATACGACTACTTCGACCCGCGCGCCCTGAAAAGCAGTTTTGAGACACGCGACGTGAAGGGCCTGTTCTTCGCCGGCCAAGTCAACGGCACCACGGGCTACGAAGAAGCCGCCGCGCAGGGGCTGTTCGCCGGCATCAACGCGGCGCTGCAGTGCCGCCAGCTTGACGGCCGCACCGACGACTTCGGTGGATCGTGGCTGCCGCGCCGCGACGAAGCCTACCTGGGCGTGCTGGTCGACGACCTCATCACCAAGGGCGTGACCGAGCCCTACCGGATGTTCACCAGCCGCGCCGAGTACCGCCTGCAACTGCGTGAAGACAACGCCGACATGCGCCTGACCGAAACGGGCAGGGCGCTGGGCTTGGTGGACGACGCGCGCTGGGACGCGTTCAGCCGCAAGCGTGACGCTGTTTCACGTGAAACAGAACGGCTGAAATCGACTTGGGTGAACCCGCGCAACCTGCCGGCGGCGGAGTCCGAGCGTGTACTGGGCAAGGCCATCGAGCATGAGCACAACCTGTTTGACTTGCTGCGCCGGCCGGAAGTGAGCTACGACACGCTGATGAGTCTGGCCGATGGCAGGCATGCCAGCACGGATGTTTCACGTGAAACACTCGGCGATCTGAGCGGCGCCGTGATTGAGCAGGTGGAAATTGCCGCCAAATATTCCGGCTACATCGACCGCCAGCGCGACGAGGTACAGCGCGCCGCCTATTACGAAAGCCTGCGTCTGCCGCCAGAACTGGATTACCTGCAAATCCCGGCTCTGTCCATCGAGGTGCGGCAAAAGCTGCAAAAGCACCGTCCCGACACGCTCGGCCAGGCCGGCCGCATCAGTGGGGTGACGCCGGCGGCCATCTCGCTGCTGCTGATCCACCTGAAGAAGGGCGGCTTCAAGGGATTTGCCTCCGCACCGCAGGCTGAGCCGGCATGA
- a CDS encoding class II aldolase/adducin family protein: protein MQIPSMKALVTPEEWQLRRDLAACYRLVALYGMSDLVFTHISAKLPASVTGGEEHFLINPYGLLFDEITASSLVKVDMACNKLHDTPFPVNPAGFNIHSAVHAARPDVTCVLHTHTRAGVAVSAQKAGVLPISQQSTFVLASLAYHDYEGVAFRPDEGPRLQSDLGRANFLMLRNHGLLTCGATIADAFLAMYTFESACRIQVDALAGQQGMDSLTPVNPAILHGVAEAMRVQTGGLGGAFVWPTMLRRLDRLDPSYQD from the coding sequence ATGCAGATCCCGTCCATGAAAGCCCTCGTCACGCCCGAAGAATGGCAGCTGCGCCGCGACCTGGCCGCCTGCTACCGCCTGGTGGCGCTGTACGGCATGAGCGACCTCGTCTTCACCCACATCAGCGCCAAGCTGCCCGCCAGCGTCACCGGCGGCGAGGAGCACTTCCTCATCAACCCCTACGGCCTGCTGTTCGACGAAATCACCGCCTCCAGCCTGGTCAAGGTCGACATGGCGTGCAACAAGCTGCACGACACGCCCTTCCCCGTCAACCCGGCCGGCTTCAACATCCACAGCGCCGTGCACGCCGCGCGGCCCGACGTCACCTGCGTGCTGCACACCCACACCCGCGCCGGCGTCGCCGTCAGCGCCCAAAAGGCCGGCGTGCTGCCCATCAGCCAGCAAAGCACCTTCGTGCTGGCCTCGCTGGCCTACCACGACTACGAAGGCGTCGCCTTCCGCCCCGACGAAGGCCCGCGCCTGCAGTCCGACCTGGGGCGGGCCAACTTCCTCATGCTGCGCAACCACGGCCTGCTGACCTGCGGCGCCACCATTGCCGACGCCTTCCTGGCCATGTACACGTTTGAGAGCGCCTGCCGCATCCAGGTCGACGCGCTGGCCGGCCAGCAGGGCATGGACTCGCTCACCCCCGTCAACCCCGCCATCCTGCATGGCGTCGCAGAAGCCATGCGCGTGCAGACCGGCGGCCTGGGCGGCGCCTTCGTCTGGCCGACCATGCTGCGCCGGCTGGATAGGCTGGATCCGTCGTACCAGGACTGA
- a CDS encoding TRAP transporter substrate-binding protein translates to MSAPTSSALCPQVNRRRALRLGLAGALLSLSALPAAQAQTAWTLAPGYAANVFMTQHLAQFAADLTKASQGKLAVKVGELGQPFAMADIRKAVGDGKVEGGNVLGSALSKEFPVAGVDSVPFMVGSHADARRLWKHQRAMLDEQMAEKGLKLLFAVPWPAQGLYSVQPIRGIEDMRGMKMRTYNPTTVRIAELMGATPVDLPVGPPLVKALADGNIDSMITSSATGVDMKVWQRFKYFYEVRAWFPKNLTFVSTKAFNALDEATKKAVLGAAQAAEDSGWQLSEKVSADAMAELQRNQIQVNPTPLHLAPYLKRFGERFTREWIGTVGHQANRLFIPYYAGQ, encoded by the coding sequence ATGTCCGCGCCCACTTCATCTGCTCTGTGTCCACAGGTCAACCGGCGGCGCGCCTTGCGCCTGGGGCTGGCCGGCGCGCTGCTGTCGCTGTCCGCCCTGCCGGCGGCGCAGGCCCAGACCGCCTGGACGCTGGCGCCTGGCTACGCGGCCAACGTGTTCATGACGCAGCATCTGGCGCAGTTTGCCGCCGACCTGACCAAGGCCAGCCAGGGCAAGCTGGCGGTGAAGGTGGGCGAGCTGGGCCAGCCGTTCGCCATGGCCGACATCCGAAAGGCGGTGGGCGACGGCAAGGTCGAAGGCGGCAACGTGCTGGGCAGCGCGCTGTCAAAGGAGTTTCCGGTGGCGGGCGTGGACAGCGTGCCGTTCATGGTCGGCTCGCACGCCGACGCGCGGCGGCTGTGGAAGCACCAACGCGCGATGCTGGACGAGCAGATGGCCGAAAAAGGCCTGAAGCTGCTGTTTGCCGTGCCGTGGCCGGCGCAGGGGCTGTATTCGGTGCAGCCGATCCGCGGCATCGAGGACATGCGCGGCATGAAGATGCGCACCTACAACCCCACCACCGTGCGCATTGCCGAACTGATGGGCGCCACGCCGGTCGACCTGCCGGTGGGCCCGCCGCTGGTGAAGGCGCTGGCCGACGGCAACATCGATTCGATGATCACCTCCAGCGCCACCGGCGTGGACATGAAGGTGTGGCAGCGCTTCAAGTACTTTTATGAAGTGCGCGCGTGGTTCCCCAAGAACCTGACCTTCGTCAGCACCAAGGCCTTCAACGCGCTGGACGAGGCAACGAAAAAGGCCGTGCTGGGCGCCGCGCAGGCCGCCGAAGACAGCGGCTGGCAGTTGAGCGAGAAGGTGTCGGCCGACGCCATGGCCGAACTGCAGCGCAACCAGATCCAGGTCAACCCGACGCCGCTGCACCTGGCGCCGTACCTGAAGCGCTTTGGCGAGCGCTTCACGCGCGAATGGATCGGCACCGTCGGCCACCAGGCCAACCGGCTGTTCATCCCTTACTACGCGGGTCAATAA
- a CDS encoding alkene reductase, whose amino-acid sequence MSTLFSSTRVGAIEVANRVVMAPLTRNRAPEGIPTALMAEYYAQRADPVTGAGLIVSEATAISPQAQGYADVPGLYGTEQLDGWKKVTQAVHAQGGKIVCQLWHVGRVSHHLLQPHNADPVAPSPIRAETKTYLIDKDGSGHFVPTSLPRALHRHEIPPIVHDYAAAARNAVKSAGFDGVEIHGANGYLLDQFLKTGANQRTDDYGGSIRNRARLMLEVTRAVVDAVGHDRVGIRLSPVTPANDIVDADPQPLFDYLLRQLAPLGLAYVHVIEGATGGPREVEGRPFDYAKAKQAYRDAGGRGAWMVNNGYDPRLAEDAIESGRADLVAFGKAFICMPDLTERIRRGGPFQGLDKATMYGGGAKGYTDYPALAD is encoded by the coding sequence ATGTCCACTCTGTTTTCATCCACCCGCGTCGGCGCCATCGAAGTCGCCAACCGCGTCGTCATGGCCCCGCTCACGCGCAACCGCGCGCCCGAAGGCATTCCCACCGCGCTGATGGCCGAGTACTACGCCCAGCGCGCCGACCCGGTGACGGGCGCCGGCCTGATCGTGAGCGAAGCCACCGCCATCAGCCCGCAGGCTCAGGGCTATGCGGACGTGCCGGGCCTGTACGGCACCGAGCAGCTCGACGGCTGGAAGAAAGTCACCCAGGCCGTGCACGCGCAGGGCGGCAAGATCGTCTGCCAGCTGTGGCACGTGGGCCGCGTGTCGCACCACCTGCTGCAGCCGCACAACGCCGACCCGGTGGCGCCGTCGCCCATCCGCGCCGAAACCAAGACCTACCTCATCGACAAGGACGGCAGCGGCCACTTCGTGCCCACCAGCCTGCCGCGCGCGCTGCACCGGCATGAGATTCCGCCCATCGTGCACGACTACGCCGCCGCCGCGCGCAACGCCGTCAAGTCGGCCGGCTTTGACGGCGTCGAAATCCACGGCGCCAACGGCTACCTGCTGGACCAGTTTCTGAAAACCGGCGCCAACCAGCGCACCGACGACTACGGCGGCAGCATCAGGAACCGCGCCCGGCTGATGCTGGAAGTCACGCGCGCCGTGGTCGACGCCGTGGGCCACGACCGCGTGGGCATCCGCCTGTCGCCCGTCACGCCCGCCAACGACATCGTCGACGCCGACCCGCAGCCGCTGTTCGACTACCTGCTGCGCCAGCTGGCGCCGCTGGGCCTGGCCTACGTGCACGTCATCGAAGGCGCCACCGGCGGCCCGCGCGAGGTCGAAGGCCGCCCGTTCGACTACGCCAAGGCCAAGCAGGCCTACCGCGACGCCGGCGGGCGCGGCGCGTGGATGGTGAACAACGGCTACGACCCGCGGCTGGCCGAAGACGCCATCGAAAGCGGCCGCGCCGACCTGGTCGCCTTCGGCAAGGCCTTCATCTGCATGCCCGACCTGACCGAACGCATCCGCCGCGGCGGCCCGTTCCAGGGGCTGGACAAGGCCACCATGTACGGCGGCGGCGCCAAGGGCTATACCGACTACCCGGCGCTGGCCGACTGA